A single region of the Cucumis melo cultivar AY chromosome 3, USDA_Cmelo_AY_1.0, whole genome shotgun sequence genome encodes:
- the LOC103496546 gene encoding uncharacterized protein LOC103496546 isoform X3, with protein MVPPRASDPGWAHGIMVNGGRQKIKCKYCNKVMLGGGISRLKQHLAGERGNVAPCEEVPEEVKVQIQQLLGFKVLEKLKRQKNGSKNAVSCFPSREEINDGTHGVQNSRRHSLRRKAKEVREGVTKEAKRKKKHLLPTTFVTQSVNQNTAQIESIEQADMAVAKFVYQAGIPITVVNSQYFQQMADAIAAVGPGYKMPTYYSLMGKLLDRSVQDVGEYVEELRKSWEVTGCSVLVDRWVDRTGSVVINFFVYCSKGTMFLKSVDSSEISESAEGLLNLFDTIVQEVGPKNIVNFVTDSSSLFKAAGILLVEKYKTFFSSVCAAHCVELILEEIEKTVEVKEIVGKAKRIVQFIYNNVWVLNQIKKRSGGREIIHLASTRYFSIFLTLQNILSLKDHLHQTFTSDAWMQSDLSQYGAGLEVTKITADPQFWSKCDHITMGTKPLLSVLQFLESEEKPSAGFIFDAFEKMKSSVMLAFNQKESVYLPYLKAIDHVLLKEFQSSLHVAACYLNPSIFYSPTFLSSKVIQKGLLDCIEALEPDITSQVMITNNINFYEEAVGDFGRPVALHGRDSLAPATWWSLYGTDYPDLQRLAVRILSQTCSVVQCRKRCSMFNYLYLKKNWLEKQKMNDLAFAHYNLQLQERRPETCKARCSIDAVDPVLLEAIDANMEDWVDVKVTNQETLVTTQETLVEHKLSNRDSCIGSTDERSTEETRDTDEIKSRSVTEMWMVRDKKLYWRSEDRTTSWRELSLCMAALNSSKVPRMELKSRKEQYYYAKHRCHFFLCDAPGSICIIHLSTKYKKH; from the exons ATGGTACCTCCACGAGCTTCTGATCCAGGTTGGGCTCATGGAATTATGGTCAATGGAGGCCGCCAGAAGATTAAATGCAAATACTGTAATAAAGTTATGCTTGGGGGTGGCATATCCAGACTTAAGCAACATCTAGCTGGGGAAAGGGGAAATGTAGCTCCATGTGAGGAAGTTCCAGAAGAAGTTAAGGTGCAGATTCAACAACTTTTAGGTTTTAAAGTTTTGGAGAAGCTGAAACGGCAGAAGAACGGTAGCAAGAATGCAGTATCGTGCTTTCCAAGTAGGGAAGAAATAAATGATGGGACACATGGGGTTCAGAATTCACGACGACACTCTTTGCGGAGAAAGGCAAAGGAGGTACGGGAAGGAGTTACTAAGGAAgcaaagaggaaaaagaaacatCTTCTTCCAACAACTTTTGTTACTCAATCCGTTAACCAGAATACTGCCCAGATAGAAAGCATAGAACAAGCTGATATGGCTGTTGCTAAATTTGTATACCAAGCGGGTATACCAATCACTGTTGTGAACTCACAATATTTCCAACAAATGGCTGATGCAATTGCTGCTGTAGGCCCTGGTTATAAGATGCCTACTTATTATTCTTTGATGGGCAAATTGCTTGACAGAAGTGTCCAGGATGTTGGAGAATATGTTGAAGAGTTGAGAAAATCATGGGAGGTTACTGGGTGCTCAGTCTTGGTTGATAGGTGGGTGGATAGAACTGGTTCTGTGGTCATAAACTTTTTTGTCTATTGTTCCAAGGGTACCATGTTCCTTAAATCTGTTGATTCATCTGAAATTTCAGAATCAGCTGAGGGCCTTCTAAATTTATTTGACACCATTGTTCAAGAAGTTGGACCGAAGAATATAGTCAATTTTGTGACAGATTCTTCTTCCTTGTTTAAAGCTGCAGGTATACTCTTGGTGGAAAAATACAAGACCTTTTTCTCAAGTGTTTGTGCTGCACATTGTGTGGAGTTGATCCTCGAGGAAATTGAGAAAACCGTAGAAGTAAAAGAGATTGTTGGGAAAGCGAAAAGGATAGTTCAGTTCATATACAACAATGTCTGGGTCCTAAACCAAATAAAGAAGAGAAGTGGTGGAAGAGAAATTATTCACCTTGCATCTACAAGATATTTCTCCATCTTCTTGACTCTGCAAAACATTTTGTCCTTGAAAGACCATCTTCATCAGACATTCACTAGTGATGCTTGGATGCAGTCAGATTTGTCACAGTATGGGGCTGGACTTGAGGTGACAAAGATCACTGCTGATCCACAATTCTGGTCGAAGTGTGATCATATTACAATGGGAACAAAACCATTACTTTCTGTGTTGCAATTTCTTGAGTCAGAGGAGAAGCCATCTGCTGGATTTATATTTGATGCATTTGAAAAAATGAAGAGTAGTGTCATGCTTGCTTTCAACCAGAAGGAATCTGTGTACTTGCCATATTTGAAAGCCATTGACCATGTTTTACTGAAGGAATTTCAGAGCTCCCTTCATGTGGCTGCATGCTACCTAAACCCGTCGATATTCTATAGTCCTACATTCTTATCCAGCAAAGTTATTCAAAAGGGTTTACTGGATTGTATCGAAGCCTTAGAGCCAGATATAACATCTCAGGTCATGATTACAAACAATATAAATTTCTATGAGGAAGCTGTTGGAGATTTTGGGCGGCCAGTTGCATTACATGGTCGGGATTCACTGGCCCCAG CTACTTGGTGGTCATTGTATGGAACTGATTACCCAGATTTACAACGGTTGGCTGTTAGGATATTGAGTCAGACTTGCAGCGTTGTACAATGTCGTAAAAGATGTAGCATGTTCAATTATCTCTATTTAAAGAAGAACTGGCTGGAAAAGCAGAAGATGAATGACCTTGCATTTGCTCATTATAATTTGCAGCTCCAGGAGAG GAGACCGGAGACTTGTAAAGCAAGGTGCTCAATAGATGCAGTAGATCCTGTTCTTTTGGAAGCCATTGATGCGAACATGGAAGATTGGGTGGATGTGAAGGTCACTAATCAGGAGACCTTGGTCACTACTCAGGAGACCTTGGTGGAACATAAACTGTCAAATAGGGATAGTTGTATTGGCAGCACCGATGAGAGAAGCACTGAGGAGACTAGAGATACAGATG AAATTAAGTCCAGATCTGTTACTGAAATGTGGATGGTGCGTGACAAAAAGCTTTATTGGCGAAGTGAAGACAGGACAACATCTTGGAGGGAGCTGTCTCTTTGCATGGCAGCTTTGAACTCATCGAAG GTGCCAAGAATGGAATTAAAATCAAGGAAGGAGCAATATTATTACGCTAAACATCGATGCCACTTCTTCCTTTGTGATGCACCCGGATCGATCTGTATCATACATCTATCAACCAAATATAAGAAACATTAA
- the LOC103496546 gene encoding uncharacterized protein LOC103496546 isoform X5: protein MVPPRASDPGWAHGIMVNGGRQKIKCKYCNKVMLGGGISRLKQHLAGERGNVAPCEEVPEEVKVQIQQLLGFKVLEKLKRQKNGSKNAVSCFPSREEINDGTHGVQNSRRHSLRRKAKEVREGVTKEAKRKKKHLLPTTFVTQSVNQNTAQIESIEQADMAVAKFVYQAGIPITVVNSQYFQQMADAIAAVGPGYKMPTYYSLMGKLLDRSVQDVGEYVEELRKSWEVTGCSVLVDRWVDRTGSVVINFFVYCSKGTMFLKSVDSSEISESAEGLLNLFDTIVQEVGPKNIVNFVTDSSSLFKAAGILLVEKYKTFFSSVCAAHCVELILEEIEKTVEVKEIVGKAKRIVQFIYNNVWVLNQIKKRSGGREIIHLASTRYFSIFLTLQNILSLKDHLHQTFTSDAWMQSDLSQYGAGLEVTKITADPQFWSKCDHITMGTKPLLSVLQFLESEEKPSAGFIFDAFEKMKSSVMLAFNQKESVYLPYLKAIDHVLLKEFQSSLHVAACYLNPSIFYSPTFLSSKVIQKGLLDCIEALEPDITSQVMITNNINFYEEAVGDFGRPVALHGRDSLAPATWWSLYGTDYPDLQRLAVRILSQTCSVVQCRKRCSMFNYLYLKKNWLEKQKMNDLAFAHYNLQLQERRPETCKARCSIDAVDPVLLEAIDANMEDWVDVKVTNQETLVTTQETLVEHKLSNRDSCIGSTDERSTEETRDTDDRTTSWRELSLCMAALNSSKVTFPSLLESIRSNISSNFPGSVMSTGRQSSGAKNGIKIKEGAILLR, encoded by the exons ATGGTACCTCCACGAGCTTCTGATCCAGGTTGGGCTCATGGAATTATGGTCAATGGAGGCCGCCAGAAGATTAAATGCAAATACTGTAATAAAGTTATGCTTGGGGGTGGCATATCCAGACTTAAGCAACATCTAGCTGGGGAAAGGGGAAATGTAGCTCCATGTGAGGAAGTTCCAGAAGAAGTTAAGGTGCAGATTCAACAACTTTTAGGTTTTAAAGTTTTGGAGAAGCTGAAACGGCAGAAGAACGGTAGCAAGAATGCAGTATCGTGCTTTCCAAGTAGGGAAGAAATAAATGATGGGACACATGGGGTTCAGAATTCACGACGACACTCTTTGCGGAGAAAGGCAAAGGAGGTACGGGAAGGAGTTACTAAGGAAgcaaagaggaaaaagaaacatCTTCTTCCAACAACTTTTGTTACTCAATCCGTTAACCAGAATACTGCCCAGATAGAAAGCATAGAACAAGCTGATATGGCTGTTGCTAAATTTGTATACCAAGCGGGTATACCAATCACTGTTGTGAACTCACAATATTTCCAACAAATGGCTGATGCAATTGCTGCTGTAGGCCCTGGTTATAAGATGCCTACTTATTATTCTTTGATGGGCAAATTGCTTGACAGAAGTGTCCAGGATGTTGGAGAATATGTTGAAGAGTTGAGAAAATCATGGGAGGTTACTGGGTGCTCAGTCTTGGTTGATAGGTGGGTGGATAGAACTGGTTCTGTGGTCATAAACTTTTTTGTCTATTGTTCCAAGGGTACCATGTTCCTTAAATCTGTTGATTCATCTGAAATTTCAGAATCAGCTGAGGGCCTTCTAAATTTATTTGACACCATTGTTCAAGAAGTTGGACCGAAGAATATAGTCAATTTTGTGACAGATTCTTCTTCCTTGTTTAAAGCTGCAGGTATACTCTTGGTGGAAAAATACAAGACCTTTTTCTCAAGTGTTTGTGCTGCACATTGTGTGGAGTTGATCCTCGAGGAAATTGAGAAAACCGTAGAAGTAAAAGAGATTGTTGGGAAAGCGAAAAGGATAGTTCAGTTCATATACAACAATGTCTGGGTCCTAAACCAAATAAAGAAGAGAAGTGGTGGAAGAGAAATTATTCACCTTGCATCTACAAGATATTTCTCCATCTTCTTGACTCTGCAAAACATTTTGTCCTTGAAAGACCATCTTCATCAGACATTCACTAGTGATGCTTGGATGCAGTCAGATTTGTCACAGTATGGGGCTGGACTTGAGGTGACAAAGATCACTGCTGATCCACAATTCTGGTCGAAGTGTGATCATATTACAATGGGAACAAAACCATTACTTTCTGTGTTGCAATTTCTTGAGTCAGAGGAGAAGCCATCTGCTGGATTTATATTTGATGCATTTGAAAAAATGAAGAGTAGTGTCATGCTTGCTTTCAACCAGAAGGAATCTGTGTACTTGCCATATTTGAAAGCCATTGACCATGTTTTACTGAAGGAATTTCAGAGCTCCCTTCATGTGGCTGCATGCTACCTAAACCCGTCGATATTCTATAGTCCTACATTCTTATCCAGCAAAGTTATTCAAAAGGGTTTACTGGATTGTATCGAAGCCTTAGAGCCAGATATAACATCTCAGGTCATGATTACAAACAATATAAATTTCTATGAGGAAGCTGTTGGAGATTTTGGGCGGCCAGTTGCATTACATGGTCGGGATTCACTGGCCCCAG CTACTTGGTGGTCATTGTATGGAACTGATTACCCAGATTTACAACGGTTGGCTGTTAGGATATTGAGTCAGACTTGCAGCGTTGTACAATGTCGTAAAAGATGTAGCATGTTCAATTATCTCTATTTAAAGAAGAACTGGCTGGAAAAGCAGAAGATGAATGACCTTGCATTTGCTCATTATAATTTGCAGCTCCAGGAGAG GAGACCGGAGACTTGTAAAGCAAGGTGCTCAATAGATGCAGTAGATCCTGTTCTTTTGGAAGCCATTGATGCGAACATGGAAGATTGGGTGGATGTGAAGGTCACTAATCAGGAGACCTTGGTCACTACTCAGGAGACCTTGGTGGAACATAAACTGTCAAATAGGGATAGTTGTATTGGCAGCACCGATGAGAGAAGCACTGAGGAGACTAGAGATACAGATG ACAGGACAACATCTTGGAGGGAGCTGTCTCTTTGCATGGCAGCTTTGAACTCATCGAAGGTAACCTTTCCATCACTGTTGGAATCCATCAGATCAAATATTTCATCTAATTTCCCGGGTTCTGTGATGTCTACTGGAAGGCAATCATCAG GTGCCAAGAATGGAATTAAAATCAAGGAAGGAGCAATATTATTACGCTAA
- the LOC103496546 gene encoding uncharacterized protein LOC103496546 isoform X6, translated as MVPPRASDPGWAHGIMVNGGRQKIKCKYCNKVMLGGGISRLKQHLAGERGNVAPCEEVPEEVKVQIQQLLGFKVLEKLKRQKNGSKNAVSCFPSREEINDGTHGVQNSRRHSLRRKAKEVREGVTKEAKRKKKHLLPTTFVTQSVNQNTAQIESIEQADMAVAKFVYQAGIPITVVNSQYFQQMADAIAAVGPGYKMPTYYSLMGKLLDRSVQDVGEYVEELRKSWEVTGCSVLVDRWVDRTGSVVINFFVYCSKGTMFLKSVDSSEISESAEGLLNLFDTIVQEVGPKNIVNFVTDSSSLFKAAGILLVEKYKTFFSSVCAAHCVELILEEIEKTVEVKEIVGKAKRIVQFIYNNVWVLNQIKKRSGGREIIHLASTRYFSIFLTLQNILSLKDHLHQTFTSDAWMQSDLSQYGAGLEVTKITADPQFWSKCDHITMGTKPLLSVLQFLESEEKPSAGFIFDAFEKMKSSVMLAFNQKESVYLPYLKAIDHVLLKEFQSSLHVAACYLNPSIFYSPTFLSSKVIQKGLLDCIEALEPDITSQVMITNNINFYEEAVGDFGRPVALHGRDSLAPATWWSLYGTDYPDLQRLAVRILSQTCSVVQCRKRCSMFNYLYLKKNWLEKQKMNDLAFAHYNLQLQERRPETCKARCSIDAVDPVLLEAIDANMEDWVDVKVTNQETLVTTQETLVEHKLSNRDSCIGSTDERSTEETRDTDDRTTSWRELSLCMAALNSSKVPRMELKSRKEQYYYAKHRCHFFLCDAPGSICIIHLSTKYKKH; from the exons ATGGTACCTCCACGAGCTTCTGATCCAGGTTGGGCTCATGGAATTATGGTCAATGGAGGCCGCCAGAAGATTAAATGCAAATACTGTAATAAAGTTATGCTTGGGGGTGGCATATCCAGACTTAAGCAACATCTAGCTGGGGAAAGGGGAAATGTAGCTCCATGTGAGGAAGTTCCAGAAGAAGTTAAGGTGCAGATTCAACAACTTTTAGGTTTTAAAGTTTTGGAGAAGCTGAAACGGCAGAAGAACGGTAGCAAGAATGCAGTATCGTGCTTTCCAAGTAGGGAAGAAATAAATGATGGGACACATGGGGTTCAGAATTCACGACGACACTCTTTGCGGAGAAAGGCAAAGGAGGTACGGGAAGGAGTTACTAAGGAAgcaaagaggaaaaagaaacatCTTCTTCCAACAACTTTTGTTACTCAATCCGTTAACCAGAATACTGCCCAGATAGAAAGCATAGAACAAGCTGATATGGCTGTTGCTAAATTTGTATACCAAGCGGGTATACCAATCACTGTTGTGAACTCACAATATTTCCAACAAATGGCTGATGCAATTGCTGCTGTAGGCCCTGGTTATAAGATGCCTACTTATTATTCTTTGATGGGCAAATTGCTTGACAGAAGTGTCCAGGATGTTGGAGAATATGTTGAAGAGTTGAGAAAATCATGGGAGGTTACTGGGTGCTCAGTCTTGGTTGATAGGTGGGTGGATAGAACTGGTTCTGTGGTCATAAACTTTTTTGTCTATTGTTCCAAGGGTACCATGTTCCTTAAATCTGTTGATTCATCTGAAATTTCAGAATCAGCTGAGGGCCTTCTAAATTTATTTGACACCATTGTTCAAGAAGTTGGACCGAAGAATATAGTCAATTTTGTGACAGATTCTTCTTCCTTGTTTAAAGCTGCAGGTATACTCTTGGTGGAAAAATACAAGACCTTTTTCTCAAGTGTTTGTGCTGCACATTGTGTGGAGTTGATCCTCGAGGAAATTGAGAAAACCGTAGAAGTAAAAGAGATTGTTGGGAAAGCGAAAAGGATAGTTCAGTTCATATACAACAATGTCTGGGTCCTAAACCAAATAAAGAAGAGAAGTGGTGGAAGAGAAATTATTCACCTTGCATCTACAAGATATTTCTCCATCTTCTTGACTCTGCAAAACATTTTGTCCTTGAAAGACCATCTTCATCAGACATTCACTAGTGATGCTTGGATGCAGTCAGATTTGTCACAGTATGGGGCTGGACTTGAGGTGACAAAGATCACTGCTGATCCACAATTCTGGTCGAAGTGTGATCATATTACAATGGGAACAAAACCATTACTTTCTGTGTTGCAATTTCTTGAGTCAGAGGAGAAGCCATCTGCTGGATTTATATTTGATGCATTTGAAAAAATGAAGAGTAGTGTCATGCTTGCTTTCAACCAGAAGGAATCTGTGTACTTGCCATATTTGAAAGCCATTGACCATGTTTTACTGAAGGAATTTCAGAGCTCCCTTCATGTGGCTGCATGCTACCTAAACCCGTCGATATTCTATAGTCCTACATTCTTATCCAGCAAAGTTATTCAAAAGGGTTTACTGGATTGTATCGAAGCCTTAGAGCCAGATATAACATCTCAGGTCATGATTACAAACAATATAAATTTCTATGAGGAAGCTGTTGGAGATTTTGGGCGGCCAGTTGCATTACATGGTCGGGATTCACTGGCCCCAG CTACTTGGTGGTCATTGTATGGAACTGATTACCCAGATTTACAACGGTTGGCTGTTAGGATATTGAGTCAGACTTGCAGCGTTGTACAATGTCGTAAAAGATGTAGCATGTTCAATTATCTCTATTTAAAGAAGAACTGGCTGGAAAAGCAGAAGATGAATGACCTTGCATTTGCTCATTATAATTTGCAGCTCCAGGAGAG GAGACCGGAGACTTGTAAAGCAAGGTGCTCAATAGATGCAGTAGATCCTGTTCTTTTGGAAGCCATTGATGCGAACATGGAAGATTGGGTGGATGTGAAGGTCACTAATCAGGAGACCTTGGTCACTACTCAGGAGACCTTGGTGGAACATAAACTGTCAAATAGGGATAGTTGTATTGGCAGCACCGATGAGAGAAGCACTGAGGAGACTAGAGATACAGATG ACAGGACAACATCTTGGAGGGAGCTGTCTCTTTGCATGGCAGCTTTGAACTCATCGAAG GTGCCAAGAATGGAATTAAAATCAAGGAAGGAGCAATATTATTACGCTAAACATCGATGCCACTTCTTCCTTTGTGATGCACCCGGATCGATCTGTATCATACATCTATCAACCAAATATAAGAAACATTAA
- the LOC103496546 gene encoding uncharacterized protein LOC103496546 isoform X11, translating into MVPPRASDPGWAHGIMVNGGRQKIKCKYCNKVMLGGGISRLKQHLAGERGNVAPCEEVPEEVKVQIQQLLGFKVLEKLKRQKNGSKNAVSCFPSREEINDGTHGVQNSRRHSLRRKAKEVREGVTKEAKRKKKHLLPTTFVTQSVNQNTAQIESIEQADMAVAKFVYQAGIPITVVNSQYFQQMADAIAAVGPGYKMPTYYSLMGKLLDRSVQDVGEYVEELRKSWEVTGCSVLVDRWVDRTGSVVINFFVYCSKGTMFLKSVDSSEISESAEGLLNLFDTIVQEVGPKNIVNFVTDSSSLFKAAGILLVEKYKTFFSSVCAAHCVELILEEIEKTVEVKEIVGKAKRIVQFIYNNVWVLNQIKKRSGGREIIHLASTRYFSIFLTLQNILSLKDHLHQTFTSDAWMQSDLSQYGAGLEVTKITADPQFWSKCDHITMGTKPLLSVLQFLESEEKPSAGFIFDAFEKMKSSVMLAFNQKESVYLPYLKAIDHVLLKEFQSSLHVAACYLNPSIFYSPTFLSSKVIQKGLLDCIEALEPDITSQVMITNNINFYEEAVGDFGRPVALHGRDSLAPATWWSLYGTDYPDLQRLAVRILSQTCSVVQCRKRCSMFNYLYLKKNWLEKQKMNDLAFAHYNLQLQERRPETCKARCSIDAVDPVLLEAIDANMEDWVDVKVTNQETLVTTQETLVEHKLSNRDSCIGSTDERSTEETRDTDDGFSWGG; encoded by the exons ATGGTACCTCCACGAGCTTCTGATCCAGGTTGGGCTCATGGAATTATGGTCAATGGAGGCCGCCAGAAGATTAAATGCAAATACTGTAATAAAGTTATGCTTGGGGGTGGCATATCCAGACTTAAGCAACATCTAGCTGGGGAAAGGGGAAATGTAGCTCCATGTGAGGAAGTTCCAGAAGAAGTTAAGGTGCAGATTCAACAACTTTTAGGTTTTAAAGTTTTGGAGAAGCTGAAACGGCAGAAGAACGGTAGCAAGAATGCAGTATCGTGCTTTCCAAGTAGGGAAGAAATAAATGATGGGACACATGGGGTTCAGAATTCACGACGACACTCTTTGCGGAGAAAGGCAAAGGAGGTACGGGAAGGAGTTACTAAGGAAgcaaagaggaaaaagaaacatCTTCTTCCAACAACTTTTGTTACTCAATCCGTTAACCAGAATACTGCCCAGATAGAAAGCATAGAACAAGCTGATATGGCTGTTGCTAAATTTGTATACCAAGCGGGTATACCAATCACTGTTGTGAACTCACAATATTTCCAACAAATGGCTGATGCAATTGCTGCTGTAGGCCCTGGTTATAAGATGCCTACTTATTATTCTTTGATGGGCAAATTGCTTGACAGAAGTGTCCAGGATGTTGGAGAATATGTTGAAGAGTTGAGAAAATCATGGGAGGTTACTGGGTGCTCAGTCTTGGTTGATAGGTGGGTGGATAGAACTGGTTCTGTGGTCATAAACTTTTTTGTCTATTGTTCCAAGGGTACCATGTTCCTTAAATCTGTTGATTCATCTGAAATTTCAGAATCAGCTGAGGGCCTTCTAAATTTATTTGACACCATTGTTCAAGAAGTTGGACCGAAGAATATAGTCAATTTTGTGACAGATTCTTCTTCCTTGTTTAAAGCTGCAGGTATACTCTTGGTGGAAAAATACAAGACCTTTTTCTCAAGTGTTTGTGCTGCACATTGTGTGGAGTTGATCCTCGAGGAAATTGAGAAAACCGTAGAAGTAAAAGAGATTGTTGGGAAAGCGAAAAGGATAGTTCAGTTCATATACAACAATGTCTGGGTCCTAAACCAAATAAAGAAGAGAAGTGGTGGAAGAGAAATTATTCACCTTGCATCTACAAGATATTTCTCCATCTTCTTGACTCTGCAAAACATTTTGTCCTTGAAAGACCATCTTCATCAGACATTCACTAGTGATGCTTGGATGCAGTCAGATTTGTCACAGTATGGGGCTGGACTTGAGGTGACAAAGATCACTGCTGATCCACAATTCTGGTCGAAGTGTGATCATATTACAATGGGAACAAAACCATTACTTTCTGTGTTGCAATTTCTTGAGTCAGAGGAGAAGCCATCTGCTGGATTTATATTTGATGCATTTGAAAAAATGAAGAGTAGTGTCATGCTTGCTTTCAACCAGAAGGAATCTGTGTACTTGCCATATTTGAAAGCCATTGACCATGTTTTACTGAAGGAATTTCAGAGCTCCCTTCATGTGGCTGCATGCTACCTAAACCCGTCGATATTCTATAGTCCTACATTCTTATCCAGCAAAGTTATTCAAAAGGGTTTACTGGATTGTATCGAAGCCTTAGAGCCAGATATAACATCTCAGGTCATGATTACAAACAATATAAATTTCTATGAGGAAGCTGTTGGAGATTTTGGGCGGCCAGTTGCATTACATGGTCGGGATTCACTGGCCCCAG CTACTTGGTGGTCATTGTATGGAACTGATTACCCAGATTTACAACGGTTGGCTGTTAGGATATTGAGTCAGACTTGCAGCGTTGTACAATGTCGTAAAAGATGTAGCATGTTCAATTATCTCTATTTAAAGAAGAACTGGCTGGAAAAGCAGAAGATGAATGACCTTGCATTTGCTCATTATAATTTGCAGCTCCAGGAGAG GAGACCGGAGACTTGTAAAGCAAGGTGCTCAATAGATGCAGTAGATCCTGTTCTTTTGGAAGCCATTGATGCGAACATGGAAGATTGGGTGGATGTGAAGGTCACTAATCAGGAGACCTTGGTCACTACTCAGGAGACCTTGGTGGAACATAAACTGTCAAATAGGGATAGTTGTATTGGCAGCACCGATGAGAGAAGCACTGAGGAGACTAGAGATACAGATG ATGGGTTTAGTTGGGGTGGTTGA